CTAGACCATTGGGGCGGTTGGTGTCAAAGGGCATGCGAACCAGCCGGGTTCGCCGACCCGAGCGATGAAGTGCTGCCGATGGCAACGGGGTTGCCGCGGACGGCAGCCGGCCCGGACGCCGATGGGCGTCCGGGCCGGGGGAGTTGCGGTGGCCGGGGGGGTGGCGTGGACGGGCGGGTCAGTAGGTGACGATGCCCGGGTCCGAGAGGGACGGGGCGCCGGTCTCGACGTGACCGGCCAGGCGGCGGACGAAGTCGGCGCTCTGGTCGGAGGTGATGGTCAGGTCGTACCAGTGCCGGCAGGTGGAGAGGTTCGCGGTGAAGCTGACGGTGGCGCCGCGGGCGACCGTGACGGTCTGCGGCGTGCCCGCGTAGGCGTTGCTGACGGTGAGGACCGCGGTGGCGCTGGCCGGGTTGGTGAAGGTCAGGTCCAGGTTGCCGGTGGCGGCGTTGTGGCGGGCGGTGACCTCCGGGCCCGCGGTCTTGCCGGGGTTGCGGAAGCGGCGCAGGAACCCGTTCGGGCCGAACACGGTGAGGTCGGTGACGCCCTTGGAGTACGTGGTGTTCCAGGCGTCGGAGACGGACTTGCCGGCCTCGGCGGTGTACGTCCACGGGCCGTCGGTGCGGTTCGCCGAGGTGATCAGGAACTGGGCGCCCGCGGCCGCGCCGCCGCTGAACGTCAGCGCGTACTTGCCGGTCGACACGTCGGCCGAACCGTCCACGTAGGGCGCGTACTTGAGCGGACGGGTGGGCTTGGCGCCGGCCTCCTGCTTCGGCATGGAGCCGGTCGCGGGCGGGGTCGGCACGTAGTCGGCGTGCCGATTGCCGTCGGCCGGCTTGTAGGCCGCGGTGGACGGCAGCGAAGCGGGGGCGGCGTTCGACGCGGTGAAGTCGAAGGCCGAGGTGAGGTCGCCGCAAATGGCGCGCCGCCAGGGCGAGATGTGCGGCTCCATGACGCCGAAGCGCTGCTCCATGAAGCGGATGATCGAGGTGTGGTCGAAGGTCTCCGAGCAACTGTAGCCGCCGGTGCTCCACGGCGACACCACGATCATCGGCACCCGCTGCCCGAGGCCGTACGGCCCGGCCGCGTAACTCGCGTTGCCCGCGAACCAGTCGGCGCCCGTGGCGACGGTGGACAGGCCCTGGCCGGCGGAGGACGGCGGGAACGGCGGCACCACGTGGTCGAAGAAGCCGTCGTTCTCGTCGTAGGTGATGAACAGCGCGGTGCGGGCCCACACGTCCGGGTTGGAGGTGAGCGCGTCCAGCACCTGCGAGACGTACCAGGCGCCGTAGTTGGCCGGCCAGTTGGGGTGCTCGGTGTACGCCTCGGGGGCGGCGATCCAGGAGATCTTGGGCAGCGTCCCGGCCTGCACGTCGGCGCGCAGCTTGTCGAACAGCCCTTCGCCGGCCTTCGCGTTCGTGCCGGTGCGGGCCTTCTCGTAGAGCGCCGAACCGGGCTGCGCGTTGCGGTAGTTGTTGAAGTAGAGCAGCGAGTTGTCGCCGTAGTTGCCGCGGTAGGGGTCGCTGATCCAGCCCCAGGAGCCGGCCGCGTTCAGACCGTCGCCGATGTCCTGGTAGATCTTCCAGGACACGCCCGCGGCCTCCAGCCGCTCAGGGTAGGTGGTCCAGGAGTAGCCCGCCTCCTGGTTGCCGAGCACCGGGCCGCCGCCGGTGGCGTCGTTGCCGGTGTAGCCGGTCCACATGTAGTAGCGGTTCGGGTCGGTGGAGCCGATGAACGAACAGTGGTAGGCGTCGCAGAGGGTGAAGGCGTCGGCGAGCGCGTAGTGGAACGGGATGTCCTGGCGGGTCAGGTACGCCATCGTGGTGGCCGTCTTGGCGGGCACCCACTGGTCGTACTTGCCGTTGTTGAACGCCTTGTGGCCGCCCGCCCAGTCGTGGTTCAGGTCCTGGACGAACTGCATGCCGAGGTCGTTGACCTGCGGCCGGAACGGCAGGATCTCCTTCTTCGCGCTGTTGGTCTGGTACCAGACCGGCTTTCCGCTGGGCAGCGTCACCGGACGCGGGTCGCCGAAGCCGCGGACGCCCTTCATCGAGCCGAAGTAGTGGTCGAAGGAGCGGTTCTCCTGCATCAGCACCACGATGTGCTCGACATCCTGGATGGTGCCCGTCGTGCCCTGCGGGGCGATCGACGCGGCCCGCGCGATGCTGGGAGCCAGCGAGGAGAACGCGACGCTCGCGCCGGCCAGTTGGAGGAAACGGCGCCGATTCAGTTCAGCCATGGGTGAATCGCCTCTGCGGGTGAGGGGTGGGTGGGCGGTGCCCCTCAGGACAGCGCGCCCGGGGTACCGCCCGGCGGCCCGCTCGTGACTGACCGGCGTACGTCAAACGAACGCCTTGAGTTGTTCGGACAAGTCCGCCCAGCTTGTCCCCATCTTGTACAGACAAGGTCATTCGACCTGTCCGGGACGGGGATTGACGGCGCCTCGACCCGCCACTGG
The DNA window shown above is from Streptomyces sp. TLI_171 and carries:
- a CDS encoding phosphocholine-specific phospholipase C; this encodes MAELNRRRFLQLAGASVAFSSLAPSIARAASIAPQGTTGTIQDVEHIVVLMQENRSFDHYFGSMKGVRGFGDPRPVTLPSGKPVWYQTNSAKKEILPFRPQVNDLGMQFVQDLNHDWAGGHKAFNNGKYDQWVPAKTATTMAYLTRQDIPFHYALADAFTLCDAYHCSFIGSTDPNRYYMWTGYTGNDATGGGPVLGNQEAGYSWTTYPERLEAAGVSWKIYQDIGDGLNAAGSWGWISDPYRGNYGDNSLLYFNNYRNAQPGSALYEKARTGTNAKAGEGLFDKLRADVQAGTLPKISWIAAPEAYTEHPNWPANYGAWYVSQVLDALTSNPDVWARTALFITYDENDGFFDHVVPPFPPSSAGQGLSTVATGADWFAGNASYAAGPYGLGQRVPMIVVSPWSTGGYSCSETFDHTSIIRFMEQRFGVMEPHISPWRRAICGDLTSAFDFTASNAAPASLPSTAAYKPADGNRHADYVPTPPATGSMPKQEAGAKPTRPLKYAPYVDGSADVSTGKYALTFSGGAAAGAQFLITSANRTDGPWTYTAEAGKSVSDAWNTTYSKGVTDLTVFGPNGFLRRFRNPGKTAGPEVTARHNAATGNLDLTFTNPASATAVLTVSNAYAGTPQTVTVARGATVSFTANLSTCRHWYDLTITSDQSADFVRRLAGHVETGAPSLSDPGIVTY